Proteins from a genomic interval of Microcoleus sp. FACHB-831:
- the metG gene encoding methionine--tRNA ligase, with translation MPSSDTSKSTFALTTPLYYVNDLPHIGSAYTTMAADVIARFERLRGKSVLLITGTDEHGQKIQRTAESNGRSPQSFCDEIAAGFDTLWQKLNIQYDRFSRTTSPRHEAIVKEFFYRVWDKGDIYMGQQKGWYCVSCEEFKEERDLLEGHHCPLHPNKEAEWRDEQNYFFRLSKYQSQLEALYQERSDFIQPESRRNEVLNFVSQGLQDFSISRVNLDWGFPVPVDPKHTIYVWFDALLGYVTALLDPESEPTLENALSKWWPIDLHLIGKDILRFHAVYWPAMMMSAGLPISGRIFGHGFLTKDGKKMGKTLGNTLDPVELVNLYGADAIRYYFLKEIEFGQDGDFNETRFINTVNADLANDLGNLLNRTLTMVKKYCKGVLDCSGEDIGADNPLKSIGEGMGDRVAGAYESLAFSTACNDIFTLIRACNKFIDDQAPWTLYKQNQQQAVEQVLYAVLESVRLAAYLLSPIVPTISSDIYQQLGFSINFNDKNPINDPLLFKSHAVWGTLKAKQAFGDPKPVFAKLNPPASGSS, from the coding sequence ATGCCTTCTAGCGATACAAGTAAAAGCACATTTGCTCTTACAACACCTCTTTACTATGTAAATGATTTACCCCACATTGGCAGTGCATATACCACAATGGCTGCTGATGTCATTGCGCGGTTTGAGAGACTGCGCGGCAAATCTGTGCTGTTGATTACTGGCACAGACGAACACGGACAGAAGATTCAACGCACGGCGGAAAGCAACGGGCGCAGTCCACAGAGCTTTTGTGACGAAATCGCTGCTGGTTTCGATACGCTTTGGCAAAAGTTGAATATCCAGTACGATCGCTTTAGTCGCACCACATCCCCCCGCCATGAAGCCATAGTCAAGGAATTTTTCTATAGGGTATGGGACAAAGGCGACATCTACATGGGGCAGCAAAAAGGCTGGTACTGCGTCTCCTGCGAAGAATTTAAAGAAGAACGCGACTTGCTAGAAGGACACCACTGCCCGTTACACCCAAACAAAGAAGCCGAGTGGCGGGACGAGCAAAACTACTTCTTCCGGCTGTCGAAATACCAAAGTCAGCTAGAAGCCTTATATCAAGAACGATCGGATTTCATCCAGCCAGAAAGCCGCCGCAATGAAGTACTAAATTTTGTCAGCCAAGGGCTGCAAGATTTTTCTATTTCGAGGGTGAATCTAGACTGGGGCTTCCCCGTCCCAGTAGATCCGAAACATACCATTTATGTATGGTTTGACGCCCTACTGGGCTATGTGACAGCACTGCTAGATCCGGAAAGCGAACCGACGCTGGAGAATGCTTTATCAAAATGGTGGCCGATTGATTTGCACCTAATTGGCAAAGATATATTGCGCTTTCATGCAGTGTACTGGCCAGCGATGATGATGTCAGCTGGGCTACCGATTTCCGGGCGCATTTTCGGACACGGCTTTTTGACCAAAGATGGCAAAAAGATGGGGAAAACGTTGGGGAATACCCTAGATCCTGTAGAGTTGGTAAACCTCTATGGTGCAGATGCCATTAGGTACTACTTTCTGAAAGAAATTGAATTTGGGCAGGATGGGGATTTCAACGAAACGCGGTTTATCAATACGGTGAATGCAGACTTAGCAAATGACTTGGGGAACTTGCTCAACCGCACGTTGACAATGGTTAAGAAGTACTGCAAAGGCGTGCTTGATTGTTCGGGTGAAGACATTGGGGCAGATAACCCGCTAAAGTCGATAGGAGAGGGCATGGGCGATCGCGTGGCTGGAGCTTACGAATCCCTAGCCTTCAGCACCGCTTGCAATGACATATTCACCCTGATTCGAGCCTGCAATAAATTCATCGACGACCAAGCACCTTGGACTTTATATAAACAGAACCAACAACAAGCCGTCGAACAAGTGCTTTACGCAGTTTTAGAATCAGTTAGACTAGCAGCTTACCTGCTATCACCGATAGTTCCTACCATTAGTAGTGACATTTACCAGCAACTGGGCTTTTCAATTAATTTTAATGACAAAAACCCGATAAACGATCCCCTTCTGTTTAAATCCCACGCAGTTTGGGGAACACTAAAAGCAAAACAAGCCTTTGGCGAT